One window of Bacteroides sp. AN502(2024) genomic DNA carries:
- a CDS encoding SusC/RagA family TonB-linked outer membrane protein, which yields MFSQTITLANAHPLKVALREDTKVLDEVVVTALGIKRATKALSYNVQEVKGDEITTVKDANFMNSLAGKVAGVQISSGATGAGGAARVVMRGMKSLTKDNNALYVIDGVPVFNTGKSGGEGLYGDMGGSDAVADLNPDDIASISMMTGPSAAALYGSAAANGVVLITTQKGQTEKTTITLSNSTTFSKAYIMPNMQNRYGTSSGLFSWGELTDRGYDPSNFFKIGSNVINSVALSTGNSKNQTYLSASTTNSGGILPNNSYNRYNFTAHNTTNFLNDRMTLDIGAQYIFQNNKNMVAQGQYYNPLPALYLFPRGDNFDEIRLYERYNTNYGYMEQYWPYGDASLSLQNPYWVQNRILRTSNKKRYMLNASLKWKVTDWINITGRVNLDNSDYRNKNEKSASTLTTFCGVSGGFEDAMRQERSLYADILVNMDRTFGDFHLAANVGTSIYHTSMDQLYFAGDLVIPNFFQVNNINFSSNYKPDPTGYEDEIQSIFASAELSWKNQLYLTLTGRNDWDSKLAFSKQKSFFYPSVGLSALLSEMIALPEMITYAKVRGSYTVVASSFERFLTNPGYEYNSQTHNWANPAVYPMDNMKPEKTKSWEIGLNLKFWKNRFSLDATYYRSNTLNQTFKVDIPSSSGYKQAIVQAGNVQNQGIELALGFNDKWGDFGWSSNATFTLNRNKVKRLASGSVNPVTGEAIQMNEMNVGWLGKENVAPRVILTEGGSMTDIYVYNALTKDNNGNIKVDQNGSLGITSSNTPVKVGDLDADFNLGWTNHFNYKGIDLGIVLSARVGGLAYSATQGILDYYGVSEASAAMRDRGGMPINNGTVDAQKYYQAISTGEGGYGRYYLYSATNVRLQELSLNYTLPPKWFGNVTNITLGVVGRNLWMIYCKAPFDPELSASTSSNYYMNVDYFMQPSLRNFGFNVKVQF from the coding sequence ATTTTCTCCCAGACAATCACGCTTGCCAACGCACACCCCCTAAAAGTTGCTTTAAGGGAAGATACGAAAGTGCTGGATGAGGTAGTAGTTACGGCTTTAGGTATTAAGCGTGCGACCAAGGCATTGAGTTATAATGTGCAAGAAGTAAAAGGAGATGAGATAACAACCGTAAAAGACGCAAACTTCATGAACTCGTTGGCGGGAAAAGTTGCCGGTGTTCAAATCAGCAGTGGAGCTACAGGAGCCGGTGGCGCCGCACGTGTGGTAATGCGTGGTATGAAATCTTTGACTAAAGACAACAATGCATTATATGTAATTGACGGTGTGCCCGTATTTAATACAGGGAAAAGTGGTGGTGAAGGATTATATGGTGATATGGGCGGTTCGGATGCCGTAGCCGATTTAAACCCTGACGACATCGCAAGTATTAGCATGATGACAGGTCCTTCTGCAGCAGCTCTATATGGTTCTGCAGCAGCCAATGGAGTGGTTTTGATTACCACCCAAAAAGGACAAACAGAGAAAACGACCATCACGCTATCCAACAGTACCACTTTCTCCAAAGCATACATTATGCCTAACATGCAGAACCGTTACGGTACAAGTTCAGGTTTATTTAGCTGGGGGGAACTGACAGATAGAGGATATGACCCGTCTAATTTCTTTAAAATCGGTTCAAATGTAATCAATTCAGTAGCCTTGTCTACAGGAAACTCCAAGAATCAGACCTACCTATCTGCATCTACGACGAACTCTGGCGGTATTCTTCCAAACAACTCCTACAACCGATATAATTTTACTGCGCATAATACTACAAATTTTCTGAATGACAGAATGACTCTGGATATCGGTGCTCAATATATCTTTCAGAATAACAAAAATATGGTTGCCCAAGGTCAATACTACAATCCGCTTCCTGCATTGTACTTATTTCCCCGGGGGGATAATTTCGATGAAATCCGTCTGTACGAGCGTTATAACACAAACTACGGTTATATGGAACAGTACTGGCCATATGGCGATGCCAGTTTATCGCTGCAGAATCCATATTGGGTGCAAAACCGTATTCTCCGTACTTCCAATAAAAAACGTTACATGCTAAATGCCTCATTGAAATGGAAAGTAACGGATTGGATTAATATTACCGGCCGCGTGAACCTTGACAATTCCGACTATCGAAATAAGAATGAGAAATCTGCTTCAACATTAACAACTTTCTGTGGTGTAAGTGGCGGCTTTGAAGATGCTATGCGCCAAGAACGTTCTTTGTATGCAGATATCTTAGTTAATATGGACAGGACTTTCGGTGATTTTCACCTGGCAGCCAATGTGGGTACTTCCATTTATCATACCTCAATGGACCAATTGTATTTTGCCGGTGACTTAGTCATTCCAAATTTCTTCCAAGTTAATAATATCAACTTCTCGTCCAACTATAAACCTGATCCTACAGGATATGAAGATGAAATTCAAAGTATTTTTGCCAGTGCTGAACTAAGTTGGAAGAATCAGTTATATTTGACATTGACCGGACGTAACGATTGGGATTCCAAATTAGCCTTCTCCAAACAAAAGTCATTCTTCTATCCGTCAGTAGGATTGTCGGCTCTACTGTCGGAAATGATCGCTTTACCTGAAATGATTACTTATGCAAAAGTGCGCGGTTCATATACAGTGGTAGCATCTTCTTTCGAACGTTTCCTCACTAATCCTGGATATGAATACAACAGCCAGACGCACAACTGGGCTAATCCGGCCGTATATCCGATGGATAATATGAAACCGGAAAAAACAAAATCATGGGAAATAGGTTTGAATCTTAAATTCTGGAAAAACCGTTTCAGTCTGGATGCTACTTATTATCGTTCCAACACTTTAAATCAGACATTTAAAGTAGACATCCCGTCCTCTTCAGGTTATAAACAAGCAATCGTACAAGCTGGTAATGTACAGAATCAAGGTATTGAACTGGCGTTAGGATTTAATGATAAATGGGGGGATTTCGGATGGTCTTCTAACGCAACCTTCACTTTAAACCGCAACAAAGTAAAACGATTGGCAAGTGGAAGTGTTAATCCTGTCACCGGAGAAGCTATTCAGATGAACGAAATGAACGTAGGCTGGTTAGGTAAAGAAAATGTGGCTCCTCGCGTTATTCTGACAGAAGGAGGTTCTATGACAGATATTTACGTATATAACGCACTTACCAAAGATAATAACGGCAATATAAAAGTTGACCAGAATGGCAGCTTGGGAATTACCTCATCAAACACTCCGGTAAAAGTAGGAGATTTGGACGCTGATTTCAATTTGGGATGGACCAACCATTTCAATTATAAAGGCATTGATTTAGGAATCGTTCTTTCTGCACGTGTAGGTGGGTTAGCTTATTCCGCTACACAAGGTATTTTGGATTATTATGGAGTATCCGAAGCATCAGCCGCTATGCGCGACAGAGGCGGCATGCCTATTAACAACGGTACAGTTGATGCGCAGAAATATTATCAAGCGATCAGTACCGGAGAGGGCGGTTATGGTCGTTATTACCTCTATAGCGCAACCAATGTTCGTTTGCAGGAATTGAGCTTGAATTATACGCTTCCCCCAAAATGGTTCGGAAATGTAACCAATATCACTTTGGGAGTCGTAGGGCGCAATCTATGGATGATATACTGCAAAGCTCCATTTGATCCGGAATTGTCCGCTTCCACATCCAGTAACTATTATATGAATGTAGACTACTTTATGCAGCCTAGCCTGCGCAACTTCGGTTTTAATGTGAAAGTTCAATTCTAA
- a CDS encoding glycoside hydrolase family 18, translating into MKKNHLLYIVLTSLATSFLIGCNDWTEPEAKTFPESIVSDEYYASLRAYKKTDHQIAFGWFGGWSGEGAFMKSSLAGVPDSVDVISIWDNGTNLTDAQRKDMHFCQTMKGTKILYCSIVTSVGAKLTPKNIEDNWKEMGYTSKQEAINTFWEYPADESDKQAVEASIRKYARAIVDTLNVYGYDGFDIDYEPIAGPYTGNIVKQYNNENFFFFIDELGKYLGPKSGTGKLLVIDGEPQRITDKPEIGTYFDYFIIQAYKPGSDANLDGRLIDGNVWGPALVSTFGDIMNEEEITRRTIMTENFEATDAAMNGGYAYTDRFGNKMNSLEGMARWQPQNGFRKGGVGSYHMEAEFGTSPEYKNIRRAIQIMNPSSHSLLKN; encoded by the coding sequence ATGAAAAAGAACCATTTACTTTACATCGTACTCACATCATTGGCAACTTCTTTTCTAATCGGTTGCAATGACTGGACAGAACCGGAAGCCAAAACGTTTCCCGAGTCAATCGTGTCGGATGAATATTATGCCTCTTTACGCGCTTATAAAAAGACCGACCATCAAATCGCTTTCGGATGGTTCGGAGGCTGGAGCGGAGAAGGTGCTTTCATGAAAAGTTCCTTAGCTGGTGTCCCGGACAGTGTAGATGTTATCTCTATCTGGGACAATGGGACCAACCTTACTGACGCTCAACGTAAGGATATGCATTTCTGCCAAACGATGAAAGGCACCAAAATATTGTATTGTTCCATAGTCACCTCCGTAGGAGCTAAACTGACTCCCAAAAACATCGAAGACAACTGGAAGGAAATGGGCTACACCAGCAAACAGGAAGCCATTAATACCTTTTGGGAATATCCCGCGGATGAAAGCGACAAACAAGCAGTAGAGGCATCTATCCGCAAATACGCAAGAGCTATTGTGGATACTTTAAATGTATACGGTTATGACGGTTTTGATATAGACTACGAACCGATAGCCGGTCCATATACCGGAAATATCGTCAAACAGTATAATAATGAGAACTTCTTTTTCTTCATCGACGAACTGGGAAAATACCTAGGTCCTAAATCGGGTACAGGGAAATTGCTGGTAATAGACGGTGAGCCTCAAAGAATTACCGACAAACCGGAAATCGGGACATACTTCGATTATTTCATCATCCAAGCCTACAAACCCGGTAGTGATGCGAATCTGGACGGACGTCTCATTGACGGAAACGTATGGGGACCAGCCTTGGTTTCAACTTTCGGCGATATCATGAACGAAGAAGAAATCACGCGAAGAACAATAATGACTGAGAATTTCGAAGCAACGGATGCTGCGATGAATGGCGGGTACGCATATACCGACCGTTTTGGAAACAAGATGAACTCATTGGAGGGTATGGCACGTTGGCAACCCCAAAACGGTTTCCGCAAGGGAGGTGTAGGTTCGTATCACATGGAAGCCGAATTCGGTACTTCACCGGAATATAAAAACATACGCCGTGCCATTCAGATTATGAATCCTTCTTCTCATTCATTACTTAAAAATTAA
- a CDS encoding IS4 family transposase, whose product MANITLFAQVISHLPKENIRKIIKSSGSDKHCKGYNTWSQFVSMIFSQFSGCDSVRDISNGLKSATGNLNHLGINRAPSKSTVAYQNANRDSSVFRGIFYSLFQYFGQQALWQRRKFRFKMPIKLLDSTLVSLTLSIYDWAHYTTTKGAVKMHTLLDYDSLLPEFVNITDGKTTDNKAAFDIELHPYSIVVADRGYCDYSLLNNWDSSNVFFVVRHKDNIRYKAIEELPLPEKHAQNVLIDEIIEFELSAAKSKYPKRLRRIAVWNDEHGFEIELLTNNFTLAASSIAALYKARWNIEIFFRNLKQLLRIKSFIGTSRNAVETQIWTAMTTMLILTWLKHIARYKWALANLVVTLRLNTFTKIDLQKWLDQPFTPPPETIEND is encoded by the coding sequence ATGGCAAATATAACACTTTTCGCACAGGTAATATCACATCTCCCGAAAGAAAATATCAGGAAAATCATAAAATCTTCGGGGTCAGACAAGCATTGTAAGGGCTACAATACATGGAGTCAGTTTGTTAGCATGATTTTCAGCCAATTCTCAGGATGTGATTCAGTCAGAGATATCTCAAACGGGCTGAAATCAGCCACCGGCAACCTCAATCATTTGGGAATCAACCGTGCACCATCCAAGTCAACGGTAGCATATCAGAACGCCAACCGAGACAGTTCGGTTTTTCGCGGCATATTCTACTCGTTGTTTCAGTATTTCGGACAGCAAGCCCTATGGCAACGAAGAAAGTTCCGTTTCAAGATGCCGATAAAACTGCTCGACTCCACATTGGTGTCATTGACTCTGTCAATATATGACTGGGCACATTACACTACCACCAAGGGGGCGGTCAAGATGCACACGCTATTGGACTATGACAGTCTTTTGCCGGAGTTCGTGAATATCACCGATGGCAAAACCACCGACAACAAAGCTGCTTTTGATATTGAGTTACATCCGTATAGTATTGTAGTAGCCGACCGAGGCTACTGTGACTACTCATTGCTGAATAATTGGGACAGCAGCAACGTGTTCTTTGTAGTGCGTCATAAAGACAATATCCGGTACAAAGCCATAGAGGAGTTGCCTTTGCCTGAAAAACACGCTCAGAATGTACTTATTGACGAAATAATCGAGTTCGAACTCTCGGCGGCCAAATCCAAATATCCCAAACGTTTACGTCGCATCGCAGTATGGAACGATGAACACGGTTTTGAAATTGAGTTACTCACAAACAACTTCACATTGGCAGCATCAAGCATAGCGGCTCTGTACAAGGCTCGGTGGAACATAGAAATCTTCTTTCGCAACCTCAAGCAACTGCTACGCATCAAGAGCTTTATCGGCACATCCCGCAATGCCGTAGAGACCCAAATATGGACTGCTATGACTACAATGCTGATTCTGACATGGCTAAAGCACATCGCAAGATACAAATGGGCATTGGCTAACCTTGTGGTCACGCTCCGGCTGAACACATTTACCAAAATCGACCTCCAAAAATGGCTTGATCAACCATTTACACCACCTCCCGAAACCATCGAAAACGATTAG
- a CDS encoding DUF4999 domain-containing protein: MKNIFQSLSIATLLGFCVPFISSCSEDEEVFNEWNATYVSLQRNDYLSGNIKKFNLTHDANGIGGDEIKMVFTVKTQKAVSTDVVIALSAKSETEGLDANQIALSTSQVTLKEGQMISEEITATVDPTIFASIMEKTSFSFSVLISNVTTNDKNTVISGSLNTLPVIINKAAYCNLKSGIPSNSQLISNRAGWIINVEEGVEGAPNNLIDGKTGTDVALNNKGFWFTVDLGETKILTGIKTNHWANVYAPREVEILQSENGTTWKSLSSLANYGSIQNITFISPITTRYLKYEIITISTNGRTDVTEFNVYEPQSE, translated from the coding sequence ATGAAAAATATATTTCAATCACTATCAATAGCAACTCTACTCGGCTTTTGTGTACCGTTCATTTCGTCCTGTAGTGAGGATGAAGAAGTTTTTAACGAGTGGAATGCTACGTATGTGTCTCTACAGAGAAATGACTACTTGTCAGGTAATATAAAAAAGTTCAATCTGACTCATGATGCAAATGGAATTGGAGGAGATGAAATTAAAATGGTCTTTACTGTAAAAACACAGAAAGCAGTCTCCACAGATGTGGTTATAGCATTAAGTGCCAAAAGTGAAACAGAAGGGCTTGATGCAAACCAAATCGCTTTAAGCACCTCGCAGGTTACTCTCAAAGAAGGACAGATGATTTCTGAAGAAATCACAGCGACAGTTGATCCGACGATATTCGCCAGTATCATGGAAAAAACAAGTTTCTCTTTCAGTGTCTTAATCAGTAATGTAACTACCAACGATAAGAACACAGTTATTAGCGGTAGTTTAAATACATTACCTGTCATTATTAATAAAGCTGCCTATTGTAATCTAAAAAGCGGAATTCCTAGCAATAGCCAACTTATCAGTAATCGTGCCGGTTGGATTATTAATGTGGAAGAAGGAGTAGAAGGCGCACCCAATAATTTAATCGATGGCAAGACTGGAACTGACGTTGCTCTAAATAATAAAGGATTCTGGTTTACCGTTGATTTAGGAGAAACTAAGATTTTAACAGGTATCAAAACGAATCATTGGGCAAATGTATATGCTCCTAGAGAAGTGGAAATATTACAGTCTGAAAATGGTACGACATGGAAATCATTGAGTTCATTAGCAAACTATGGTAGTATACAGAATATTACATTCATTTCTCCAATTACTACGCGATATTTGAAATATGAGATTATTACTATCTCTACAAACGGTCGTACGGATGTTACAGAATTTAATGTTTACGAACCCCAAAGTGAGTAA
- a CDS encoding BT_3987 domain-containing protein, which translates to MKRMNYIKSLCFSAVIACLGSLESCGDAKYDTLDTHAYIEESLSSTSQKVTVQATGESFTTLNVHLSNLSSTDNHYKLVTDQSVLDTYNHINGTGYIMLPEDYYTLPETITVKAGQYAADALSIALKAFSRDMMKSGESYALPVKLVLQDGNISPMENTGTFVILAESIIEFSAPMFIGAPSLKANKFTESPETYSQYTIEIRFQVANTANRDRAVFKNGGEDATNFILLRFEDPQSDNENHKAHSLVQVVGRNRLYLNPSSSFKPNEWQHLALVCDGSSYRLYINGIDSGVLSIPTGSTTFSDVNWFCLGDDSYSRWGNCKILMSEARIWSVVRSASQIQNNMTQVSPKSAGLEAYWRFNEGQGNVFEDATGKGHTLTTSATPNWIDGILSTDKSTEWK; encoded by the coding sequence ATGAAACGTATGAATTATATAAAAAGTTTATGCTTCTCCGCAGTCATAGCATGTTTAGGAAGTTTGGAAAGTTGTGGGGATGCAAAATACGATACTTTAGATACCCATGCTTATATTGAAGAATCTCTTTCAAGTACAAGTCAAAAAGTAACTGTACAGGCTACCGGAGAAAGTTTTACTACCCTTAATGTGCATCTTAGCAATCTTTCTTCTACAGATAATCATTATAAACTGGTTACAGATCAATCAGTGCTGGACACTTATAACCATATAAATGGAACCGGATATATAATGCTACCCGAAGATTATTATACATTGCCGGAAACGATTACCGTAAAAGCAGGACAATATGCCGCTGATGCCCTCTCTATTGCTTTGAAAGCATTCAGTCGGGACATGATGAAATCGGGAGAATCATATGCACTGCCTGTAAAACTGGTATTGCAGGATGGAAATATTTCACCGATGGAGAATACCGGCACTTTTGTTATTTTGGCGGAAAGTATTATTGAGTTTTCAGCTCCAATGTTCATTGGCGCCCCCAGTTTAAAAGCTAACAAATTCACAGAGTCCCCTGAAACGTATTCACAATATACAATAGAGATTCGTTTTCAGGTAGCCAACACAGCCAACCGTGACCGTGCAGTATTTAAAAACGGAGGAGAAGATGCTACAAACTTCATCCTTTTACGTTTTGAGGATCCTCAAAGTGATAATGAAAATCATAAGGCACATTCATTGGTTCAGGTTGTAGGACGTAACCGGCTTTATTTGAATCCAAGTAGTTCTTTCAAACCAAACGAATGGCAACATTTAGCTCTAGTATGCGATGGTTCATCTTACCGCCTTTATATTAACGGAATAGATTCAGGTGTATTGAGTATCCCAACAGGATCAACCACTTTCTCCGATGTAAATTGGTTCTGCTTAGGTGATGATTCTTATAGTAGGTGGGGGAACTGTAAAATTTTGATGAGTGAAGCACGTATCTGGTCTGTAGTTCGTTCCGCTTCTCAAATTCAGAACAACATGACTCAAGTGAGTCCAAAATCTGCGGGTTTAGAAGCCTATTGGCGATTCAATGAAGGGCAAGGCAATGTGTTCGAAGATGCAACCGGTAAAGGTCATACTTTGACTACTTCTGCTACCCCTAACTGGATTGACGGTATTTTATCTACAGATAAATCTACCGAATGGAAATAG
- a CDS encoding transposase, which translates to MEKYPITARSLERYYHIDGDQFERQYKEYLSDYRMWDQLSHAANWLLFSENLGPYLSIDETSLSNGELYTIIINREAHGGKGAIVAIVKGTKADDVIAVLEQIPEEALRMVREVTLDLSESMRKIVRRCFTSAIRVIDRFHIQKLACDAVQEIRIGHRWEAIQEETDVRQEAKGLKKKYTPFTFKNGDTRKELLARSRYLLFKSAEKWTEAQKLRATVLFREYPDIKRAYSLSHSLRMIFNKRSIKAGARTNLAKWYQEVEQSGFDSFNTIAATLYDRSEQILNFYINRASNAAAESFNAKVKQFRAQLRGGIDIPFFLYRLTKIYA; encoded by the coding sequence TTGGAGAAATACCCGATTACGGCCCGCTCTCTTGAACGTTATTATCATATTGACGGTGATCAGTTTGAGCGGCAATATAAAGAGTATCTAAGTGACTACCGCATGTGGGATCAACTGTCCCATGCCGCAAACTGGCTGCTGTTTTCCGAGAACCTGGGACCGTACTTGAGTATTGATGAAACTTCCCTTTCTAATGGTGAGTTATATACTATAATCATCAACAGAGAGGCACACGGTGGTAAAGGTGCTATCGTGGCTATTGTCAAGGGTACCAAGGCTGACGATGTCATAGCTGTGCTAGAACAAATCCCTGAAGAAGCACTTCGGATGGTGCGGGAGGTCACTCTTGATTTGTCAGAAAGTATGCGCAAGATCGTTCGCAGATGTTTCACCTCGGCTATCCGTGTGATAGATCGCTTCCATATTCAAAAGCTGGCGTGTGATGCTGTACAGGAAATTAGAATCGGACACCGTTGGGAAGCTATACAAGAAGAGACTGATGTCAGGCAGGAAGCTAAAGGTCTGAAAAAGAAATATACCCCTTTTACCTTTAAGAATGGTGATACACGCAAGGAATTATTGGCAAGGAGCCGGTATCTGCTTTTCAAATCTGCTGAAAAATGGACTGAAGCACAGAAGCTCAGAGCTACAGTCTTATTCAGAGAATATCCGGATATTAAACGGGCATATTCACTTAGTCATTCTTTAAGAATGATTTTTAATAAACGATCGATAAAGGCAGGAGCAAGAACCAATTTAGCGAAGTGGTATCAAGAAGTAGAACAATCTGGATTTGACTCGTTTAACACAATAGCTGCTACATTATATGACAGAAGTGAGCAGATACTAAACTTCTATATTAATAGGGCATCAAATGCTGCTGCAGAATCATTTAATGCGAAAGTTAAACAGTTCAGAGCACAACTTAGAGGGGGTATAGACATACCCTTTTTCTTGTATAGACTAACTAAAATTTATGCATAA
- a CDS encoding SusD/RagB family nutrient-binding outer membrane lipoprotein, whose translation MKKYLRNIGFGAALLLLAGSCTDKFEEYNTNQYQIHHADPVTLMKSMIETIVNIQQNDSQMQDQMVGQLGGYLCCSNTWSGTNFGTFNQSDAWNAGPWNTPFEKIYGNFFQIQETTNSTGHYYAFACMIRAITMLRVADCYGPMPYSQVKKGNFYVAYDTQEQVYTNILKDLANAADVLYNYYVETNGNAPLGTNDPVFEGNYFNWAKLANSMRLRVAMRISEAWPEIAKAAAEAATAHAAGIIESNSDNAMLSCGTQNNPYQLAAISWGDLRVNANIVDYMNAYNDPRMPKYFNKSTLTGKTDQYVGMRTGDADFKKADVAGFSTPAYTATSQLMVFCAAETAFLRAEGKLRGWNIGNKNAKDYYEDGINLSMEQYQVSATEYINIDEAPNVSHTSDAVQNATATITNTVSVKWDDSETTNVNGKNFQRIITQKWIANYPLGMEAWAEYRRTGYPELYPCINNLSDCGVNSQRGMRRLSFPYTEALNNKTNYDQGVAKLGGADNEATDLKWAKKN comes from the coding sequence ATGAAAAAATATTTAAGAAATATAGGTTTCGGTGCTGCTCTGTTGTTGCTGGCAGGAAGTTGTACCGATAAATTTGAAGAGTATAACACGAATCAATATCAGATTCATCATGCAGATCCTGTCACATTGATGAAATCCATGATTGAAACAATCGTCAACATCCAGCAGAATGACTCTCAAATGCAAGACCAGATGGTAGGACAGCTAGGTGGATATTTATGCTGTTCCAATACATGGAGCGGAACCAACTTCGGAACATTCAATCAAAGTGATGCTTGGAATGCAGGTCCGTGGAATACTCCATTTGAGAAAATATACGGAAACTTCTTCCAAATACAAGAAACCACTAATTCAACAGGACATTATTATGCCTTTGCCTGCATGATACGCGCTATCACAATGCTTCGTGTGGCAGACTGTTATGGTCCGATGCCTTATAGTCAGGTAAAGAAAGGTAACTTCTATGTTGCTTACGATACACAGGAACAAGTATATACGAACATATTAAAAGATCTGGCCAACGCAGCCGATGTGTTATACAACTATTATGTAGAAACAAACGGCAATGCACCACTAGGGACCAATGATCCGGTATTTGAGGGTAATTATTTCAACTGGGCAAAATTAGCGAATTCAATGCGTCTACGAGTAGCAATGCGAATTAGCGAGGCATGGCCGGAAATAGCTAAAGCTGCAGCCGAAGCAGCAACAGCCCACGCAGCAGGAATAATTGAAAGCAACTCGGACAATGCCATGCTATCCTGCGGAACGCAAAATAACCCTTATCAACTAGCTGCCATTAGTTGGGGAGATTTACGTGTGAATGCCAATATTGTAGATTACATGAATGCATATAACGATCCTCGTATGCCAAAATACTTTAATAAGTCTACGCTTACCGGAAAAACAGACCAATATGTTGGTATGCGTACCGGAGACGCCGACTTTAAAAAGGCGGACGTTGCCGGTTTTTCAACACCTGCTTATACGGCAACTTCCCAATTAATGGTTTTCTGTGCTGCCGAAACAGCATTTCTACGTGCAGAAGGTAAATTGAGAGGTTGGAATATAGGTAATAAAAACGCGAAAGATTACTACGAAGACGGAATTAACCTATCTATGGAACAATATCAGGTTTCGGCTACAGAATATATAAATATAGACGAAGCTCCCAACGTATCACACACAAGTGATGCTGTACAAAATGCCACTGCAACGATTACCAATACTGTCAGCGTGAAATGGGATGACAGCGAGACCACTAATGTGAACGGAAAGAATTTCCAACGCATCATCACTCAAAAATGGATTGCTAACTACCCGTTGGGTATGGAGGCATGGGCCGAATATCGCCGCACAGGCTACCCTGAGCTTTATCCGTGTATCAACAATTTATCTGATTGCGGAGTAAACAGTCAGCGTGGTATGCGCCGCCTAAGTTTTCCTTATACGGAAGCACTAAATAATAAAACGAATTACGACCAGGGAGTTGCAAAACTAGGTGGTGCTGACAACGAAGCCACAGATTTGAAATGGGCAAAAAAGAACTAA